The window CCTGGGCAGGCAGGCCCTGGATGCCTGCCACGGAGGTGGAAGGGTCCTGGCACCACCAAGACCCTCTCCTCTCAGGCCCCAGCCCAATGGTGGCTGAAAACAGTCCTTGGGCACAAAAGAGTCTGACACAGCCAACGAGTCGGCaccatttttttataaaaaacgcATAGTATCAttttttcactcttttaaaaTCACATTCAAAAATCGGCAAAGAAACGCCCCAGGGAGTGAGCAGATGGGAGAGGAGGGTGAGCCAACCCAGTCCCTGGGGAAGAGGGCGCGATACCACACATGGCAGCGCGACTGGCACAAGGGGGCATGCGGCAGACGAGGTGGCGCCCTGTGGGTAGTGGCACTGACGGGACATGGGGCTGGGAGCTAGGCAGTCCAGGGGGTACACGGACCGGCCTGGGGTGGCGAGGTCTGGCCCCCCTGGTCCCTCTCGCTGCGCTGCCCAGCCCACCAGGCTAGCCCCTGGGCAGACAAAGCCTTGCCCAGGCTGGGGGCAAGGGGACCTCGGGGCCAGGCGAGGCCACTGTGGCACGACCCGTAGTTGCCTTTCTGTGGTCCCTGAGCCCGGGTGCTTGGGGTGAGAGGAAGAGTGGGCTGCGGTGACAGTGACCCCTGCTGCCAACGCCACCCTCCCGGCCGAGCCCCACAGTGTCCAGGGAGGGTGGGAATGGAGACAACCAGTGATGAAGGGGTGCTTCCCGAGTGAGGGTGCAGGAGACCGGGTCACTGTGGGAGGCCCTGGGGCCGGGAGACAATGGGCTCCTCCTCCATCAACTGGCTGGAGGCAAGACAGTGCAGGGCTCTGTCCGTTGCAGGAGGGGCCCAGGTGGGAAAATTCAGGTAGTTTTCCTGCGCTGCGGCCTCCCTGGGATGGGGACGCTGGGCCACCCGGCTGGGCCACAGGCCCAAGCACAGCCCTCGGGGCTCGAGGTGGCGCTATCCCCAGGAAGGGGCAGGGCCTGCTGGGGGCTGCTGCTCTCCCCCCACAGGAAGACACTGGGAGTGGGCAACCCTGCGGGGTCAGGGCTGGTGGCTGGACAGTGGCTGGGTTGGTGGCAGCAGGAACCAAGGCAAGCGGGCCCCTCCCTGGGGGCGGGGGCCACAGGAAATcacaataattacaaaataaaaccttttccGCTTTGCGgggaaacaaataataaaaattcaacaaaataaattagaGGCTTATAAAAGGCGGCGGGCAGGGGTCAGAGGCCGTTGGCGCTGCCGCGCTGCACCACCGGCACCTTGCTGAGCCCCACCACGGGCGAGCAGGCCTTGTTCTTCATCTTGGGCACTCGCTGCACCAGCTGCTGGGCCTCGCGGTAGGCGTCCCGCAGCTCCTTCTTCCACTGCACCAGCTCCGGGTCGCTCTGCATATGGCCTAGGTCAGGTGGGGCCTGGGTGCCTCGAAGGCCACTCAGTCCCAATGCCACCCCTGCCTGCCAACCCCCACACCCCACTCACATCGCACTGTAGAACGAACTGTTTCCCACCGCGGATCTTGAGAAGGAGGCACTTCCGCTCCTTGATCTGAGTCTCCTCCACAGACTGGATCTCCTCCATGGTCAGCAGGCTCTGCTGCACGGTGAGAGGGCGGCGAGGGCAGTGAGGCGGAGGCCAGACCCAGGCGGCCCCAGCCCCGTGGCTCCTGCCCCCTCTTACCGGAGCCTCGCCCTCGCCCCGCCACTCTAGCCGGTTGGGGAACAGATAGAAGTACCGCCGCTGCCACTGGGTCAGGAAGGGGTTGCCCATCTTGGACATGTAGCCGTGCATGATGCAGTCCTTGCCCAGGGCGTAGTCTGCACAGAGAGCAAGAGAGGCCCCGCCCAGGTTGGAGCCCTGGCTCGGCGCTCCCTGGCTGTGCCCTTGGCCGGGTGGGCTCCTGAAACCCGTGCCTGCTTTTCCTCTCTCAGGCGGGCAATGGGCACCCGCGGTCCCTCACCTTCCTCATGGCCTAGCtgcttgtttttggttttcttgcgAGTCTCCATTCGGTCTGTCTCAGCGTTGATGGTGTCGAAGACGGTCTCTGCCACCTCCTGCTGCCACCGCTCAGAGATGGTGAGGGGGAAGTTGCGGTAGAGCTCCTGGTCGCTGTCCAGTAACTGCAGCACGGGGACGCAGGCAGGGATATCCATCACCGCAGGCCGGCCCGGCCCCAGGGCGAAGGGCAGGGTGACCGGGCCCACCCCAGGGACATCTGGAAAGGAGAAGCCCGAGGCCCACCAGCAGAAAGGGCCTGCTGAAGGGTCTCACAGGGGCAAAGAAGGGACGAAGATACCCTGGGGCTGGGCTCAGGTGCAAGGCCAGGAGGGTCCAATACCTTGATTCCTTTTGTGTCCTCCTCATCAAAGGAGCCGATGTCGAAGGCATCAGCCGCGTTCACCTCCCCGCGTGGGGGGATCAGTGGGGGAGGGTACTGTCAGAACAGGGGCTGGGGATCAGCATGGGGCAGGGGCTGCAAGGTGCCCTGCCGGCCCTGGCCCTGCTGTTACCTTCTGCAAGAAGACCATCTGCCAGTCCAGGGAGTGGAAGAAAGGGCTCTCCTtcacctcctgggccctgtgGGGAGATGCAGGTCATTCCAGCCAGGCCTATGTCTGGGCGTGGGGCAGGTGGCCCCAGCTAACTTCTGGTTCAGCCACTTTCTgggtctgtgaccttgggcaagctccTTAaacctgagcctgtttcctcatctctagaGTGGGGAGAACAGCAGTTCCCACATTGTAGGGCTGTCGTGTTTTAATACTGTAAATCTTACAACATTatgcctggcacttagtaaatGTTGAATAAACACAAAAAGCTGCtgtcattatcatcaccatcttTGTTACAAGAGCCCCTCCGGAAGCCAGTCCCCAGCAGCTGCAACCCCTAAGACACTGGACACTGAGCTGGCTGTGCCCCACCCTGTGAGTTCCTCATAGGACGCTGCTTCCGGTGATGGGACACAGCCCTTATCGTCAGGGGGGCACAGGCAGAGGCCTGAGCAGGCTGGTCCAGCAGCCCTCTGCATAGGCCTGGATACTGCAGCATGCCCGAGTTCCCAGGGTCTAGCCGGAACGCCAGGCCTgagacaggggccctggccacACTCACCCTCGGCCCAGGCAGCCAAGTCTCCGGTGGACATCCCTCTGCAGGAGCCCCTCCAGCAAGGAACGCAGCTCAGGGGAGAAGGAGTCAGGCAGCTCCACAGCCTGCAGGAAGGAGGGGTGAGGCATTCGCAGGGCCCGAGGAAAAGCCCCTGGCTCCCAGCAGAGGGGCAAACAGGGCCCAGCTTCCTAACCCACCCTAGCAACCACGTTTGCTCTGACAACACAGGGAGGAGGAAGCTACATGGCAGTAGGCCAGAGCGGGGACGAGTGGCCTGCGATCATTGCTACTGAGAACCAAGAGTCCCTGACCCTGATACCCACGGGAGACTCTGCCCCACTGCAGTCAGTCCCCCACGGGctccacccagcacccccacGCAGCAACCCCATTCTCACCATTGTCAACGTCATGCGGTCAATCTCGTGCTTGTCTTTGGTCTTGTGCTGCCGGAAGGGACTGTGCCTGGGCAAGAGAGACCAAAGGCCGAGGTCAGAGGACaggaatagggaaactgaggcaggcagcATCAGTGATCCTTGTCCAAAGTCAGGTACGCTGCCGTTCCTGACACCCAGGCAGCTAtgggcccctcccctgcctcctccctggagCGGAAGGAGCTGCTCCGTCGGGTCCTACCCGCCTGCTCGGGGTGACCCACTCACCCCCGCAGCAGCTTGAAGAGCATGCAGCCCAGGGAGAACCAGTCGGCACTGCTGTCGTAGGCCACGCCCTTCTGCAGCACCTCGGGAGCCATGTACCCGTGGGTGCCCCTGGACAAGCGAAGAGGCCATGAGTAGGTTTGGCAGAGGGTTAGGGAAgagcaggtgggggctggggcactCACACGCTGGCATGGGGCTTCTTCTTGGAGAAGTCGCAGGCCAGGCCCAGGTCTGAGATGCGCACATGACCATGCTCGTCCAGCAGGATGTTGGCCGGCTGAGGAGGAATCCCAGTAAGCTGCCCCTGGGGTGGCTCAGGACAATGCCCAGCCAGGCAAGATGCCGGCGGAATCACTGCCTTTAGAGCAGTTTTTCAGCCGCCGATCCACCAGAAAGTTTGTGACAGCCCACAAAAGAGCTAACCACACTGATGTATGAAGACAACACCATCTATGGTCGTTGGGTCTATGTTCACACATCAGGTACTTAACTCTAACAAAGATCGTTACTGGTCTGCACACCAGCGGCTGAAAACCACTACTAGAGGATTATGGGTGTTCAGACAACAGGCCCCGGACAGGGTCTTCCCCTCAATCACAACCCGAACCCAGAAAATGGCCTGGTGGGCGGGAGGGGGCAGCAGGAAGGGGCAGCAAGCCCTGTCCCAGGAACACTGCAGCCATGGCCCGGTGGCCAGGTGCACTGCGAGGAGGGACAGGCCGGCAGCTGACCTTCAGGTCCCTGTAGACAACGAAGCGGTTGTGCATGTGCTCCAGGCCCAGGATGATCTCAGCTGCGTAGAAGCGCATGTCGGCCTCGGAGAAGACCCCGTGCTGGGAGAGGTGGTAGTGCAGGTCCCCACCTGAGGGAGGTGGCACTCAGCTCCCGGctctgggccccacccccagctccttgGTCCACCCAGAGCCGGGCCACGCACTCACCATTCATGAGATCTAGGATGAAGCTGAGCTTGTCCGGTGTGTGGAATGCATACGACATGCAGACAATGAACGGGCAGTCCTGggaggggacaggacaggaagTCAGGACAGGCTGCCCAAGGGCCCGAAGCCAAAGGCCGCTCCAGGGCCAGCTCACCCCAGTGCTGACGAGGGACAGCATGATGCGCTCGTTCAGGGCCAGAGTCTCCCCCTGCTTCATCTTGATACGCTTTTTGTCCAGACACTTCATGGCATACCTGGGGCGGGGGGGCAGCGAGTCAGTCCAGGGGCCACTGTGCTGCCTAGTGCAGAGCTGTTGCCGGACCCAGGGGGGGGGAGGCCTCAAGCTCTTTTGGGGAAGACTGGACAACATGACAAGCTCATGACACACCGAGACAGAAAGAGTGCAGGAGAAGGTGCTGCTGGGCTGGAGCTCCGTGGCTCAGGGGTGTAACGGTGCAAAGGCCGGGGAGGAAGACAGTGGCGTGGAGTGAACAGCAAGCATTTATCCCTTTGCAGAGACCTGCCCATTCAGGAACCTGCCACCTGGCTCCTGAGGCCCCCGTACCTCTCCCACAGACGCCCATGCCTTCAGAGCACCCCCAGGAGCCCGCTTTTCCCTCAGGCATCCCACCCACTGCCAGCTGAGTGGGAGCTCACATCTTGCCCGTGTCGGCCTTCCGGCACCCATAGACCTCGCCAAAGCCCCCTCGACCGATGATGCGGTGCACGCTGAAGTCGTTCATGGTCAGCTGCGGGGTGGCAACAACTGTGGTGACCGCATGCCACCAGGGACCCTTACCAGGGCTGCCCTCAGCACATGCCTGCCTGCCTGAGCCACCGCCATGGGAAGCCTGGTGCCTCCAAGCCACCACACTGGGGTTGAAGGGCAGAATGCCTGATCTCCTCAGCCCTGGCCAAGCCCTGGGGCCTGGCTCCCacacccagaggcagattaaggttggttgaggccctgggcacagaagaaaatattgggcccttttcattagaaaaaaatgtcaagctggggttttgcggggcccttcagaagtcggggcccagggcgcgtccGCCGTGAAATCCACCTCTGCCCACAGCCACGCAGCCCACTCACGTGAATGTTCAGCTCCACATTCTTCCACTGGCAAAACCGTGTGAATTTATCGCTGGAAGAGAAGAACCCAGGCTCAGATGAGCCTCAGAAAGTAAACGGAATGATGCTGGGTGCAAGCCTGCCCCACCCTGCCTGTCCCTGGGGTCTTCAGCCTCAGTGTCCTTCTCCAGGACCGGGATTGCCCAGGAACACTGCCATCCCGCACTGGCCCGGTGGGACCTGGCCACCTAAGTTTGGGGTCCAGCTGCAATCAGATAAGCTTAGGAAAGAGGTCTTCCAGCCTCAC is drawn from Saccopteryx leptura isolate mSacLep1 chromosome 1, mSacLep1_pri_phased_curated, whole genome shotgun sequence and contains these coding sequences:
- the GRK2 gene encoding beta-adrenergic receptor kinase 1; the encoded protein is MADLEAVLADVSYLMAMEKSKATPAARASKRIVLPEPSIRSVMQKYLEDRGEVTFEKIFYQKLGYLLFRDFCLKHLEEAKALVEFYEEIKKYEKLETEEERLGCSREIFDTYIMKELLACSHPFSKSATEHVQGHLVKRQVPPDLFQPYIEEICQNLRGDVFQKFIESDKFTRFCQWKNVELNIHLTMNDFSVHRIIGRGGFGEVYGCRKADTGKMYAMKCLDKKRIKMKQGETLALNERIMLSLVSTGDCPFIVCMSYAFHTPDKLSFILDLMNGGDLHYHLSQHGVFSEADMRFYAAEIILGLEHMHNRFVVYRDLKPANILLDEHGHVRISDLGLACDFSKKKPHASVGTHGYMAPEVLQKGVAYDSSADWFSLGCMLFKLLRGHSPFRQHKTKDKHEIDRMTLTMAVELPDSFSPELRSLLEGLLQRDVHRRLGCLGRGAQEVKESPFFHSLDWQMVFLQKYPPPLIPPRGEVNAADAFDIGSFDEEDTKGIKLLDSDQELYRNFPLTISERWQQEVAETVFDTINAETDRMETRKKTKNKQLGHEEDYALGKDCIMHGYMSKMGNPFLTQWQRRYFYLFPNRLEWRGEGEAPQSLLTMEEIQSVEETQIKERKCLLLKIRGGKQFVLQCDSDPELVQWKKELRDAYREAQQLVQRVPKMKNKACSPVVGLSKVPVVQRGSANGL